In the genome of Flexistipes sinusarabici DSM 4947, one region contains:
- the folK gene encoding 2-amino-4-hydroxy-6-hydroxymethyldihydropteridine diphosphokinase, whose product MNTVFLGLGSNTYPKAKNLSSAIAGLSSLLNIISVSGVYKSRSLLLDAQPDYFNIVLKASTFINPCQLLSFCKTIEKIMHRDTPYKWGPRNIDIDIIDFGKRIVKSKSLFLPHKGFPYRNFVVLPLMEIEPEYVHPENHISVEKMYDLLDNHSEIHRLGELKWR is encoded by the coding sequence ATGAATACAGTTTTTTTGGGGTTGGGCTCAAACACTTATCCGAAAGCCAAAAATCTGTCATCTGCTATCGCAGGATTGTCTTCTCTTTTGAATATTATCTCCGTTTCAGGTGTTTACAAAAGCCGGTCATTGCTTCTTGATGCTCAGCCGGACTACTTTAATATTGTATTAAAAGCATCAACTTTTATCAATCCTTGTCAGCTTCTTTCTTTTTGCAAAACTATTGAGAAGATAATGCATCGGGATACCCCTTACAAATGGGGACCCAGAAATATTGATATCGATATTATTGATTTTGGCAAAAGGATTGTTAAAAGTAAATCACTCTTTTTGCCCCATAAAGGGTTCCCGTACAGAAATTTTGTTGTCCTGCCGCTTATGGAGATTGAGCCGGAGTATGTTCATCCGGAGAATCATATTAGTGTTGAAAAAATGTATGATTTATTGGATAATCACAGTGAGATTCACCGTTTGGGAGAGTTAAAATGGCGGTAG
- the tsaB gene encoding tRNA (adenosine(37)-N6)-threonylcarbamoyltransferase complex dimerization subunit type 1 TsaB gives MNSLIIDTSWGNLSLSLVREGELISNISLKLKNKMNEMLLETIDYCLKSVSMQMRQLNSITAVIGPGSFTGIRIGVSSLQGIAAGLGIKPSGISSLDAAALVINKSKSRIACKLRGKTFALREYDFERGKYSEYQNVTEDMIDSDIVLINTKNSDHVDLSKAIMHNKFSQFLRDCVPFYMTKSEAELKFGS, from the coding sequence ATGAACTCATTGATAATCGACACTTCATGGGGAAATTTGTCCTTATCGCTGGTAAGAGAAGGCGAGCTTATTTCAAACATATCTCTGAAACTAAAAAACAAAATGAATGAGATGCTACTGGAAACAATAGATTACTGTTTGAAAAGTGTGTCTATGCAGATGCGGCAGCTTAATAGTATTACAGCTGTTATCGGTCCGGGATCATTTACCGGAATAAGAATCGGCGTTTCTTCCCTTCAGGGCATTGCTGCGGGATTGGGAATAAAACCTTCAGGGATTTCATCTCTCGATGCGGCTGCGCTGGTTATCAATAAATCAAAAAGCAGAATAGCGTGTAAACTGCGCGGAAAGACCTTCGCCCTCAGGGAATACGATTTTGAGAGGGGAAAATATTCTGAATATCAGAATGTTACCGAAGATATGATAGATTCTGATATTGTTTTGATTAATACGAAAAATTCAGATCATGTTGATCTTAGCAAGGCAATAATGCACAATAAATTTTCACAGTTTTTAAGAGACTGTGTTCCTTTTTATATGACTAAATCCGAAGCGGAGCTCAAGTTTGGTAGTTGA
- a CDS encoding PPC domain-containing DNA-binding protein yields MMLSTKRMEVPMYNIFRIDNVYQGRLKKDEDLYYGLMNEIKNLNIHEGFIAGIGSVTKASIAFYNQKEGTYENTHVNEPMEIVSLKGNISLKDDKPFAHIHITLAKRDFTVIGGHLLPDTPVFAFEYEIFSYAGENANVRKFNEDTKLFLWSF; encoded by the coding sequence ATGATGCTGTCAACTAAAAGAATGGAGGTGCCCATGTACAATATTTTCAGAATCGACAATGTTTATCAGGGGCGGCTGAAAAAAGATGAAGATCTGTATTACGGTCTGATGAATGAAATAAAGAATCTTAATATACACGAAGGCTTTATTGCCGGTATCGGCAGTGTTACAAAGGCTTCCATTGCATTTTATAATCAGAAGGAAGGAACGTATGAAAACACACATGTCAATGAGCCTATGGAAATTGTCTCACTTAAGGGAAATATTTCTCTGAAAGATGACAAGCCGTTTGCACATATCCATATCACACTTGCCAAAAGGGATTTCACCGTAATAGGCGGACACTTACTTCCGGATACGCCGGTTTTCGCATTCGAATATGAAATATTCTCATATGCCGGAGAAAATGCCAATGTAAGAAAATTTAATGAAGATACTAAGCTTTTTCTTTGGAGCTTTTGA
- a CDS encoding DUF465 domain-containing protein — protein sequence MNQGVVQELLETNKEFKELFDEHVKLEQDLEALYSLKYIPPEVEQKIKEIKKIKLRGKDRMEQIISEHKKSS from the coding sequence ATGAATCAGGGTGTTGTGCAAGAGCTGCTGGAAACCAATAAGGAATTTAAAGAACTCTTTGACGAACATGTGAAGCTTGAGCAGGACTTGGAAGCTCTTTACAGCTTGAAATACATACCACCTGAGGTTGAACAGAAAATAAAAGAGATTAAAAAAATCAAGCTCAGGGGAAAAGACAGGATGGAACAGATTATTTCCGAGCATAAAAAATCCAGTTGA
- the rimI gene encoding ribosomal protein S18-alanine N-acetyltransferase encodes MVVEADISHLKLIAEIEKENFQKPWSYNLIYEEFMKQDSAIYVFLEKNQVAGYLIYRWMLDEVELLNISVKKDFRRCGIADKLMEFLLEQSKSCHIFLEVSQDNAPALNLYKKKGFRKIGLRKNYYSQGIDGFVMKLYVQGVQDVKNESGCCARAAGNQ; translated from the coding sequence TTGGTAGTTGAAGCTGATATTTCACATTTAAAGCTGATTGCTGAAATAGAAAAGGAAAACTTCCAAAAGCCTTGGTCATATAATCTTATATATGAAGAGTTTATGAAACAAGATTCCGCAATTTATGTTTTTCTCGAAAAAAATCAGGTTGCAGGCTACCTTATTTACAGATGGATGTTGGATGAGGTGGAGCTTTTGAATATTTCTGTAAAAAAGGATTTCAGACGCTGCGGAATTGCAGATAAATTGATGGAATTTCTTTTAGAACAATCAAAAAGTTGTCATATTTTTCTTGAAGTTAGTCAGGATAACGCTCCTGCATTAAATCTTTATAAAAAGAAGGGCTTCAGGAAAATTGGATTGAGGAAAAATTATTATTCACAAGGTATCGACGGATTTGTTATGAAATTATATGTACAAGGGGTGCAAGATGTTAAAAATGAATCAGGGTGTTGTGCAAGAGCTGCTGGAAACCAATAA
- the truB gene encoding tRNA pseudouridine(55) synthase TruB, with protein sequence MNGIINVYKPSGVSSFQTVNKVKKLLGADKCGHTGTLDPLAEGVLPVCVNQATKFADYIMDSEKEYVAELCFGKKTDTMDKTGSILEERPHCKIDEEKFRKLLENFTGDVNLKVPSYSAVKLNGERAYKLARKGEIEDAGYRTSKIKELELLSFEFPVVVLRIRCNKGTYIRSLIDRLGDESGCLAYMRGLVRSSNGIFHMKDSFSIEEIEKCIENGDYSFMKNVNDILNWPVAVVKDEAVDALMNGNAPDKHGYLKLPLEQGDNFFIENLKSEILAFGRKMKRSRKPIKVVKVFKNKL encoded by the coding sequence ATGAACGGAATAATTAACGTTTATAAACCCTCCGGAGTATCTTCATTTCAGACGGTCAATAAGGTAAAAAAACTGCTTGGTGCCGATAAATGCGGGCACACAGGAACACTTGACCCCTTGGCCGAGGGTGTACTGCCCGTTTGCGTAAATCAGGCAACAAAGTTTGCCGATTATATTATGGATTCTGAAAAAGAGTATGTGGCTGAATTATGTTTCGGTAAAAAGACAGACACAATGGATAAAACCGGGAGCATTTTGGAGGAAAGACCACACTGTAAAATTGATGAAGAAAAATTCCGGAAATTGCTGGAAAATTTTACCGGTGATGTGAATTTAAAGGTTCCATCATATTCTGCAGTTAAGCTTAACGGGGAGAGGGCATATAAGCTTGCCAGAAAAGGTGAAATAGAAGACGCAGGATACAGAACTTCGAAGATAAAAGAGTTGGAACTGCTGAGTTTTGAATTTCCCGTTGTGGTTTTACGTATCAGATGCAATAAGGGTACATACATAAGAAGCCTGATAGACAGATTGGGAGATGAGAGCGGATGTCTGGCATATATGAGAGGACTTGTAAGATCATCTAACGGTATTTTTCATATGAAAGACTCTTTTTCGATTGAGGAAATCGAAAAATGTATTGAAAACGGTGATTATTCGTTTATGAAGAATGTGAATGACATTTTAAACTGGCCTGTTGCAGTTGTGAAGGATGAAGCTGTTGATGCTTTGATGAACGGAAATGCTCCTGATAAACATGGTTATTTAAAACTTCCTTTAGAGCAGGGAGATAACTTTTTTATAGAGAATTTAAAAAGCGAAATACTGGCCTTTGGCAGGAAGATGAAAAGAAGTAGAAAACCGATTAAAGTTGTTAAGGTGTTCAAAAATAAACTTTAA
- the rpsO gene encoding 30S ribosomal protein S15 translates to MALAKEEKQEIMEKFKVHDNDTGSPEVQVALLTNRIKDLTEHFKNHPQDYHSRKGLLILVGKRRKLLDYLKKKNYNRYKKLISNLGIRK, encoded by the coding sequence ATGGCTTTAGCAAAAGAAGAAAAGCAAGAGATTATGGAGAAATTTAAGGTGCATGACAATGACACAGGTTCTCCGGAAGTTCAGGTGGCACTTTTAACCAATAGAATAAAAGACCTTACTGAACATTTTAAAAATCACCCACAGGATTATCACTCCAGAAAAGGCCTGTTGATATTAGTCGGCAAAAGAAGAAAACTGCTGGATTATCTTAAGAAGAAAAATTACAACAGGTACAAAAAGTTGATAAGCAATCTGGGAATAAGGAAGTAA
- a CDS encoding AAA family ATPase: MAVVTISRSFGCSGEKVGEEVAGRLNYSMINKQIIEYISILANTPLEVVSKFDEEQHSNINARLSKYIDLSMFKEMFGKSGKELKEPLAEKIIDEKEKLFKEDVDYSPVFDSDVFRQMSERVFHFIADKDNAVIMGRGGQVVLQEHPNALHIRLYAPVSKRVEWIASRRDIPKKEASKLVEDIDKKRRNYLQHYYGEDISDDKLYHLVINVEKLSVSEAAGMILSLIDIKSSKEKA; this comes from the coding sequence ATGGCGGTAGTGACAATTTCCAGAAGTTTCGGCTGTTCCGGAGAGAAAGTTGGAGAAGAGGTTGCCGGACGTCTTAATTATTCTATGATTAATAAACAGATTATTGAATATATTTCAATTTTAGCGAATACACCCTTGGAGGTGGTATCAAAATTTGATGAGGAACAGCATTCGAATATTAACGCCAGGCTTTCCAAATATATTGATTTATCGATGTTTAAAGAGATGTTCGGCAAAAGCGGCAAAGAACTCAAAGAACCGTTGGCGGAGAAAATTATCGATGAGAAGGAGAAGTTGTTTAAAGAAGATGTCGATTACAGTCCTGTTTTCGACAGTGATGTTTTCAGGCAGATGAGTGAAAGGGTATTTCATTTTATTGCCGATAAGGATAACGCCGTTATTATGGGCAGAGGCGGACAGGTTGTTTTGCAGGAACACCCCAATGCTCTGCATATAAGGCTGTATGCGCCTGTTTCTAAAAGGGTTGAGTGGATTGCAAGCCGGAGGGATATCCCGAAAAAAGAAGCTTCTAAGCTTGTCGAGGATATAGATAAAAAACGAAGGAATTATCTGCAGCACTATTACGGAGAAGATATCAGTGATGACAAACTGTATCACCTGGTTATTAACGTTGAAAAACTTTCAGTATCCGAAGCAGCCGGTATGATTTTGAGTCTTATCGATATCAAAAGCTCCAAAGAAAAAGCTTAG
- the pnp gene encoding polyribonucleotide nucleotidyltransferase — translation MENKEKVYEIALGEDSEPIYLKTGWKAKQANASIWAQHGDTIVLVAATCSKDAPEGIDFFPLTVNYFEKFYAVGKIPGGFFKREAKPSDRETLISRLIDRPLRPLFPDGFRNETQIVAMVVSSDQVCSSDILALNAASASLMISDIPFNGPVGAVRVGRINGELILNPDAGKLDELEMNITVAGTEDAIVMVEAGMDIVSEDEVIDALEFGHEGIKKIIAVQKQMRDDLGKEKISFSDFSTPEDLVVKVNSEIGDKLKKAVMIPGKQEKYDAIDEIKEEYLEKVKEELGEEDFADKSKLYKDAFSAVEKNVFRDVTLNSGQRVDGRKYDEIRPIDIETGLLPKAHGSALFTRGETQALVTTTLGTKMDSQMVDDIEGETSKRFMLHYNFPPYCVGEVGFMKPPGRREIGHGALAERALQYILPDEESFPYTMRVVSDILESNGSSSMASVCGGSLALMDAGVPVKDAVAGIAMGLIYEDGKFAVLTDIMGLEDHLGDMDFKVTGTKEGITALQMDIKIEGLSRDILKEALQQAKEGRLYILDKMNEQLPSPKELPDNAPRFERINVNPEKVGLIIGPSGKTIKGIIDETGVAIDILDGGILNIFATDKESIENAREKIEALVQELEVNKVYTGKVKKVMEYGAFVELLPGVEALLHVSQYSKERIKSIADYLKVGDEVKVKYQGKDERGRHKITRKDLE, via the coding sequence ATGGAAAACAAAGAGAAAGTTTATGAAATCGCGCTCGGGGAAGACTCCGAGCCGATTTATCTGAAGACGGGCTGGAAAGCCAAACAGGCCAATGCCAGCATTTGGGCGCAGCATGGAGATACCATTGTACTGGTTGCCGCCACCTGCAGCAAGGATGCTCCCGAGGGGATAGATTTCTTCCCTTTGACTGTAAATTATTTTGAAAAATTTTATGCGGTGGGTAAAATACCCGGAGGTTTTTTTAAGAGGGAGGCTAAGCCTTCTGACAGGGAAACCTTGATATCAAGGTTGATTGACCGCCCTTTAAGACCACTTTTTCCCGATGGTTTCAGAAATGAAACCCAAATAGTGGCTATGGTTGTTTCAAGCGACCAGGTTTGCTCAAGTGATATTCTGGCACTTAATGCTGCCAGTGCTTCACTGATGATTTCCGATATCCCTTTTAACGGACCTGTCGGTGCAGTGCGTGTGGGAAGAATCAACGGTGAACTTATTTTGAATCCTGACGCCGGAAAACTTGATGAGCTTGAAATGAATATAACTGTTGCCGGTACGGAGGACGCCATTGTAATGGTCGAAGCCGGCATGGACATAGTTTCTGAAGATGAAGTGATTGATGCTCTGGAGTTCGGTCATGAAGGAATCAAAAAAATAATAGCTGTTCAGAAGCAGATGAGAGACGATTTGGGTAAAGAAAAAATCAGTTTCAGTGATTTTTCCACTCCTGAAGATTTAGTGGTAAAAGTTAATTCCGAAATAGGGGATAAGCTGAAAAAAGCTGTAATGATTCCCGGAAAACAGGAAAAATACGATGCTATTGACGAAATAAAAGAGGAATATCTCGAAAAAGTCAAAGAGGAGCTCGGTGAAGAGGATTTTGCAGATAAATCCAAACTTTACAAAGATGCTTTTTCTGCTGTGGAAAAAAATGTGTTCAGGGATGTTACACTCAATTCCGGGCAGAGAGTTGACGGCAGAAAATACGATGAGATAAGACCTATCGATATTGAAACAGGCCTTCTTCCAAAAGCACACGGTTCGGCTCTTTTTACAAGAGGTGAAACACAGGCGCTTGTCACCACAACTCTGGGAACGAAAATGGATTCTCAGATGGTGGATGATATTGAAGGAGAAACTTCAAAACGTTTTATGCTTCACTATAATTTCCCGCCTTACTGTGTGGGTGAAGTCGGTTTTATGAAACCTCCCGGCAGAAGGGAGATAGGTCATGGTGCGCTTGCCGAGCGTGCTCTTCAGTATATTCTCCCCGATGAGGAGAGTTTTCCTTATACAATGCGTGTTGTTTCGGATATTCTTGAATCTAACGGCTCATCTTCGATGGCATCGGTGTGTGGGGGAAGCCTTGCACTTATGGATGCCGGTGTGCCCGTTAAGGATGCCGTTGCCGGAATTGCTATGGGGCTTATTTATGAGGATGGTAAATTTGCCGTTCTGACAGATATAATGGGATTGGAAGATCATCTTGGAGATATGGATTTTAAAGTTACCGGAACTAAAGAAGGTATTACAGCTTTACAAATGGATATAAAGATAGAGGGTCTTTCCCGTGATATATTGAAAGAGGCTTTGCAGCAGGCAAAAGAGGGCAGGCTGTACATTCTCGATAAAATGAATGAGCAACTCCCTTCACCAAAAGAGCTGCCTGATAACGCTCCAAGATTTGAAAGAATCAATGTAAATCCTGAGAAGGTCGGGCTTATTATCGGACCTTCCGGGAAAACGATTAAAGGCATTATAGACGAGACCGGTGTAGCTATAGATATACTTGACGGTGGTATCCTTAATATCTTTGCTACAGACAAGGAATCTATTGAAAATGCCAGAGAAAAGATTGAAGCTCTGGTGCAGGAGCTTGAAGTTAACAAGGTTTATACTGGTAAAGTTAAAAAGGTTATGGAATACGGCGCTTTTGTAGAACTTCTGCCAGGTGTGGAAGCACTTCTTCATGTGTCTCAATACAGTAAAGAACGGATTAAAAGTATTGCAGATTACCTGAAGGTGGGAGATGAAGTTAAGGTGAAATACCAGGGCAAAGACGAGCGGGGCAGACATAAAATAACCAGAAAAGATTTGGAATAA
- the dut gene encoding dUTP diphosphatase yields the protein MKKINVKIQKTNDSRVPVYKTEESAGADLFAAEAGVVKAGKIKLVKTGVSFSIPEGYEAQIRPRSGLALKKGVTILNTPGTIDSDYRGEVGVILVNFGDNDFVFNTGDRIAQVVFSKVYRAEFTLSDELDTTERGSGGFGHTGF from the coding sequence ATGAAAAAAATTAACGTTAAAATACAAAAAACAAATGACAGCAGGGTTCCTGTTTACAAAACCGAAGAATCAGCCGGGGCAGATTTATTTGCTGCAGAAGCGGGAGTTGTGAAAGCAGGGAAAATAAAACTGGTGAAGACCGGTGTATCTTTCTCTATTCCGGAAGGATATGAAGCCCAAATCAGACCCAGAAGCGGTTTGGCCTTAAAAAAAGGGGTAACAATACTTAATACGCCCGGAACCATTGATTCTGATTATCGTGGTGAAGTAGGGGTAATTTTAGTGAACTTTGGTGATAACGACTTTGTCTTCAATACAGGAGACAGAATTGCCCAAGTTGTATTTTCAAAAGTTTACAGGGCCGAATTTACTCTTTCTGACGAGTTGGATACAACAGAGAGAGGATCGGGCGGTTTCGGGCATACGGGTTTTTAA
- a CDS encoding dihydrolipoyl dehydrogenase family protein, translated as MQSKYDVIVIGAGPAGVNAATQLSSAGFSVLVVSEYIGGGYCFSGSIMSNTALYLSYLYNKFKTRTVNFIDIPEEAVKAPFDFKKSRKYVENISTKIVKAFTDQLNEAGSEFFQGIAEFAGKDKLKILSRQTGKKHEVKFGKCIVATGSYNPPLEIPSTKKFLYANNIFNLQTVPASVAVIGGGFVGCEYATFFRRLGCDVHIVEKTDRILSTFDPQVTKRLEDSFKRNGINLRKNANIVNVEKVGNKSILFFDDDDNMEAEEIFVAVGRKPAVNNLSLEKAGVQMNENGVELDQSFRTSNKNIYLVGDASGKTMLVNWAYKSSSFVAKHISGVQRKFKYEFMPKVLYIDPEVSSVGFTEKEARVKGFSPLTVKYTYTNLEKSLIIGFNKGLVKVIYDRETKRILGAHIFGKGASELVTAFTLLIQSGIKIDNISEYIFNHPTFAEVLNELGKKVKTKGGK; from the coding sequence GTGCAAAGTAAATATGATGTTATAGTGATAGGAGCGGGACCTGCAGGTGTGAACGCCGCTACACAGCTGTCCTCTGCCGGTTTTTCTGTTCTTGTGGTTTCTGAATACATCGGAGGCGGGTATTGTTTTTCGGGCAGTATTATGTCGAACACCGCCCTGTATCTGAGTTATTTGTACAATAAATTTAAGACAAGAACGGTTAATTTTATTGATATACCCGAAGAGGCCGTTAAAGCTCCGTTTGATTTTAAAAAATCCAGGAAGTATGTTGAAAACATCTCAACCAAAATAGTAAAGGCTTTCACCGATCAGCTAAATGAAGCCGGTTCGGAATTTTTTCAGGGTATTGCTGAATTTGCCGGCAAAGATAAACTTAAAATTCTATCCCGTCAAACCGGTAAAAAACACGAAGTTAAATTTGGCAAGTGTATTGTAGCCACGGGTTCGTATAACCCTCCCCTTGAAATACCTTCCACAAAAAAGTTCCTATATGCAAATAATATTTTCAATCTTCAGACAGTTCCTGCTTCTGTTGCCGTTATCGGAGGCGGCTTTGTGGGATGTGAATATGCTACATTTTTCAGGAGATTAGGCTGTGATGTCCACATTGTAGAAAAAACGGACAGAATACTCTCCACGTTTGACCCGCAGGTCACGAAAAGACTGGAAGACAGCTTCAAGAGGAACGGTATTAATCTGAGAAAGAATGCCAATATAGTGAATGTGGAAAAAGTAGGGAATAAGAGTATTCTTTTTTTCGATGATGATGATAATATGGAAGCTGAGGAAATCTTTGTTGCTGTCGGGCGTAAACCTGCTGTGAATAATCTTTCATTAGAGAAAGCCGGTGTCCAAATGAATGAGAATGGTGTGGAGCTTGACCAGAGCTTTAGAACCAGCAATAAAAATATATATCTTGTGGGTGATGCATCGGGAAAAACTATGCTTGTTAACTGGGCATATAAATCCTCTTCATTTGTTGCTAAACATATATCAGGTGTTCAGAGAAAATTTAAATACGAATTTATGCCGAAGGTTTTATACATAGATCCGGAGGTTTCAAGTGTAGGTTTTACCGAAAAGGAAGCCAGAGTGAAAGGTTTCTCGCCCTTGACGGTAAAGTATACCTATACAAATCTTGAGAAATCTTTGATAATAGGGTTTAACAAAGGACTGGTAAAAGTGATTTATGACAGGGAAACGAAAAGGATTCTCGGTGCCCATATTTTCGGAAAAGGTGCTTCTGAACTTGTGACGGCATTTACACTTTTAATCCAGTCCGGTATTAAAATCGATAATATTTCCGAATATATATTTAACCATCCTACTTTCGCCGAAGTTCTTAATGAGCTGGGAAAAAAAGTGAAGACAAAAGGGGGGAAGTAG
- the hisS gene encoding histidine--tRNA ligase, whose translation MFRKVRGFRDIYGEEIGYWRKIEEVIYSLSESFGYSEYKMPVLEKAEVFDRGIGSTTDIVEKEMFAFEDRNGDLLALRPEGTAGVVRGVVENKLYAGSGVKKYYYYGPMFRRERPQKGRYRQFYQYGVEAFGSASPLVDAEVIQLLCSFFDKCGIGEFLRLEINSIGCPECRPGYKNKLIEYFSKYEKELCEDCKRRLSTNPLRILDCKVPGCKKVASDAPVMIDYLCSECRKHFDSVKYYLEISGIDYDVNPFMVRGLDYYVRTAFEMITDKFEANSTVGAGGRYDGLVKQLGGPDYPGIGFAVGIDRLVNLIKEAGLTYEETLDIFMVMFPETVDAGLKLLKSLRDENWGVDMDFELGSMKSQLKKANRSQASYVVIVGEEELGKNAVTLKNMTDGEQQLVLLDELKNILSQKL comes from the coding sequence TTGTTTAGAAAGGTCAGAGGCTTCAGGGATATTTACGGCGAAGAGATCGGTTACTGGAGAAAAATTGAAGAGGTTATTTATTCTCTTTCCGAGTCGTTCGGCTACAGCGAATATAAGATGCCGGTGCTTGAAAAAGCGGAAGTTTTTGACAGGGGTATAGGCAGTACAACTGATATTGTCGAAAAGGAAATGTTTGCCTTCGAAGACAGAAATGGTGATCTTCTTGCACTGAGACCTGAAGGTACGGCCGGTGTGGTTCGCGGTGTAGTTGAAAATAAACTTTATGCAGGCAGTGGAGTTAAGAAGTATTATTACTACGGTCCCATGTTTCGCAGAGAGAGGCCTCAAAAGGGTCGTTACAGACAATTTTACCAGTACGGGGTAGAAGCTTTCGGCTCAGCATCTCCTCTTGTTGATGCCGAAGTTATACAGCTTTTGTGCTCTTTTTTTGACAAGTGCGGAATAGGGGAGTTTTTGCGTCTTGAAATTAATTCTATTGGTTGTCCGGAATGCCGACCAGGTTATAAAAATAAATTGATTGAATATTTTTCAAAATATGAAAAAGAATTGTGCGAGGACTGCAAAAGAAGGCTAAGTACAAATCCTTTGAGAATACTGGACTGTAAAGTTCCAGGATGTAAAAAGGTTGCATCTGATGCACCGGTGATGATTGATTATCTGTGCTCTGAGTGTAGGAAACATTTTGACAGTGTGAAGTATTATCTGGAGATATCAGGTATAGATTATGATGTTAATCCTTTCATGGTAAGAGGACTTGATTATTATGTGCGGACGGCTTTTGAGATGATAACCGATAAGTTTGAAGCTAACAGTACTGTTGGAGCCGGAGGCAGGTATGACGGCTTGGTAAAACAGCTGGGAGGCCCGGATTATCCAGGAATAGGTTTTGCCGTAGGAATCGACAGGCTGGTTAATCTGATCAAAGAAGCCGGGCTGACTTACGAAGAGACCCTTGATATTTTTATGGTGATGTTTCCTGAAACAGTCGATGCCGGACTAAAACTTTTGAAAAGTCTCAGAGATGAAAACTGGGGCGTTGATATGGATTTTGAGCTGGGCTCCATGAAATCCCAGCTGAAGAAAGCCAACAGATCACAGGCTTCCTATGTGGTTATTGTAGGAGAGGAAGAGCTCGGGAAAAACGCCGTTACATTGAAAAATATGACTGATGGA
- the metK gene encoding methionine adenosyltransferase, producing the protein MDKKKYVFTSESVTEGHPDKIADQISDAILDSMLSEDPFSRVACETMVTTGLAIVAGEITTRTYVDIPGVVRDTVKEIGYTRAKYGFDYETCGVMTSIDKQSPDIAQGVDTGGAGDQGLMFGFACDETEELMPLPIMLAHKICMQLSDVRKSEILPYLRPDGKSQVTIEYDGFKPVKVDTVVVSTQHADDIKLTDLKEDIVEKVIKPVIPKHLLDDEDITYHINPTGRFVVGGPMGDCGLTGRKIIVDTYGGSGRHGGGCFSGKDPSKVDRSAAYAARWVAKNIVASGVASRCELQLAYAIGVVEPVSVSVNTYGTGAVPDSELEKIVRKTFDLTPKGIMEALDLRKPIYKSTAAYGHFGRDGFSWEDTARAQDIKDLAGKLGS; encoded by the coding sequence ATGGATAAGAAAAAGTATGTATTTACTTCAGAATCAGTGACAGAAGGTCATCCGGATAAAATTGCGGATCAGATTTCCGACGCCATCCTTGATTCAATGCTGAGTGAGGATCCCTTCAGCAGAGTGGCATGTGAGACAATGGTGACAACGGGGCTGGCAATCGTAGCCGGAGAAATTACTACAAGAACATATGTTGATATTCCCGGCGTTGTCCGCGATACAGTAAAGGAGATAGGCTATACAAGGGCAAAATACGGTTTTGATTATGAGACCTGCGGTGTGATGACGAGTATTGACAAGCAGTCTCCTGATATTGCCCAGGGGGTTGATACCGGCGGAGCAGGTGATCAGGGGTTGATGTTCGGTTTTGCATGTGATGAAACCGAGGAGTTAATGCCTCTTCCGATAATGCTTGCTCACAAAATTTGTATGCAGCTTTCCGATGTAAGAAAATCGGAGATACTGCCTTATCTGCGTCCGGACGGTAAATCGCAGGTTACTATAGAGTACGACGGCTTCAAACCGGTGAAAGTGGATACCGTTGTGGTTTCCACCCAGCATGCCGATGATATAAAGCTTACCGATTTGAAAGAGGATATAGTTGAGAAGGTTATCAAACCTGTTATCCCCAAACATCTGCTTGATGATGAAGATATCACATATCATATCAATCCCACCGGCAGATTTGTTGTGGGGGGTCCGATGGGAGACTGCGGTCTTACGGGCAGAAAAATAATTGTGGATACCTACGGAGGTTCCGGCAGACATGGAGGCGGCTGCTTTTCAGGTAAGGACCCTTCAAAAGTTGACAGAAGTGCTGCTTATGCAGCCAGATGGGTTGCAAAGAATATAGTTGCTTCCGGTGTAGCCAGCAGATGTGAATTGCAGCTGGCATATGCTATCGGAGTGGTCGAGCCTGTCTCTGTTTCCGTAAATACCTACGGCACAGGTGCTGTCCCAGATTCAGAGCTGGAAAAAATTGTCAGAAAAACATTTGATCTTACCCCCAAAGGTATTATGGAAGCGCTGGATCTTAGAAAACCGATTTATAAAAGTACGGCAGCCTACGGTCATTTCGGCCGGGATGGTTTTTCCTGGGAAGACACTGCAAGGGCTCAGGATATAAAAGATTTGGCGGGCAAGCTTGGCTCCTGA